GACGCCCTCGTCCACCGCCCGGCCGGCGAGGTCGGCCACGTCGGCCCCCACGTCGGTTATCCACGCGCTGTAGGTGTAGGTGCCGGCGCGGCCCCACATGCTCGAGTCGGGGTCGTCGGGGTCCAGGTTGTCGTCGCCGTAGTTGCAAACGACGAGGGCCAGCTTGCTGTAAGGCGACCAATCGTCAACGATGAGCGAGCCGTAGTTGTAATCGTTGTCCACGTCCATCTCCCAGACGTCGGGCTCGCCGCCGTCGCGCCGGATGCCGGCCACGGCGACCTTCCACACGCGGTGCTCCTGGCCGGCCTCGTTCTGGCCGTCGAAGGAGACGGCGAACATCTCGTGGGCGGTATTGGTGGAGAAGAGGACGAGGTTCATCCCCAATTTCTGGGGCAGGCTCGCGTCCGGCACCGAGAAGTCCTCCACGGGGTAGTCGCTCGTCGGGTGGCTCCAGGCGTACGTGAGATCGTAGGGGATGCTCACCGGCCAGTGGTAATCGTCCGAGTAGACCCCGGTGAACACCCGCCAGACGCTGAACAGCAGATAGGCGTCGGTGAGGTTCGAGCCCTCGTCGGCCAGAAGGTCGTCGAGCGTCTCGAAGATGCTCGGGTCGTTGGTGGAATCGGGCTGGACGGCGTTCCGGTACATATCGTCGTAGTAGTAGCCATCCTCGTCGAAGTAGACCAGGTCCAGAAACTTGTACCAGATCCACACCCCGTACTGGTACATCCCCGACGAGTTGATCAGGGTGTAATGGGGGTAGGTCTGGAACTCGCTGGTCTGGTAATAGGCGTGTCCCGTGCCGGGG
The genomic region above belongs to bacterium and contains:
- a CDS encoding DUF6055 domain-containing protein, with protein sequence MRWAALITILAAAGAFAANLPPDRIIADYEKGVLDRHEELLYLVNYVKDYNALPVEYQNTEGVVIESYTPYITYVLDHLDEVDDSARGEILDLLARPASVGQVESSIYSIWFHYFDSSYLAYATESLGYTEIAWGIETEEGDPDRLWPPPPDGSAGGSSDYDFYLEDITGGVMGYCVPESYYDGDPDRYGFTSYIAIDINMTESYLRSTISHELGHAIQMGADYAEQRLMEAGATYRQNLVYPGTGHAYYQTSEFQTYPHYTLINSSGMYQYGVWIWYKFLDLVYFDEDGYYYDDMYRNAVQPDSTNDPSIFETLDDLLADEGSNLTDAYLLFSVWRVFTGVYSDDYHWPVSIPYDLTYAWSHPTSDYPVEDFSVPDASLPQKLGMNLVLFSTNTAHEMFAVSFDGQNEAGQEHRVWKVAVAGIRRDGGEPDVWEMDVDNDYNYGSLIVDDWSPYSKLALVVCNYGDDNLDPDDPDSSMWGRAGTYTYSAWITDVGADVADLAGRAVDEGV